One Eubacteriales bacterium mix99 genomic window carries:
- a CDS encoding carbohydrate ABC transporter permease — protein MNRNTTEAGKVTLVRPGNRRKKKISVFPVINTIFFILICSFIIVPIWKVLTDSFDMQTSYGMRLWPKRFGWAGYLSVFTNPTLSRPLIISAVTTIVGTFLSLTLCTLGGYVLIQWKMPGRGVLSGILLFTMIFEGGMIPTYLVVDALHMTNSLFSVILLPAINIYNLVLMRNFFEGIPQAISEAAEIDGCTPLQTFFKIVLPLSKAALASIGLMIAVGYWNDYTTFKIYITNSDLYNFQMKLRSLVMGSDLPTALGGATDNAVKSASVMVAILPFMIIYPFCQKYFIAGINMGSVKE, from the coding sequence ATGAACCGGAATACCACCGAAGCAGGCAAGGTAACACTCGTTCGTCCGGGAAACCGAAGGAAAAAAAAGATTTCCGTTTTCCCGGTCATCAATACGATTTTTTTTATTTTGATCTGTTCGTTTATTATTGTTCCGATCTGGAAAGTACTGACCGACTCGTTTGATATGCAGACCAGCTATGGCATGCGGCTCTGGCCAAAGAGATTCGGATGGGCCGGATATCTTTCCGTGTTTACGAATCCCACACTTTCCAGGCCGCTGATCATCTCGGCTGTGACGACCATTGTGGGAACTTTTCTCAGCCTTACGCTCTGCACGCTGGGCGGATATGTGCTGATTCAGTGGAAAATGCCGGGAAGAGGCGTTCTTTCAGGGATTCTACTGTTCACAATGATTTTTGAAGGGGGCATGATTCCCACCTATCTGGTTGTGGATGCACTGCACATGACAAATTCGCTTTTTTCGGTTATACTGTTACCGGCGATCAATATTTATAATCTGGTATTGATGCGCAACTTCTTTGAAGGGATCCCCCAGGCCATTTCAGAGGCGGCGGAAATCGACGGCTGCACACCGTTGCAGACGTTTTTCAAAATTGTACTTCCGCTTTCGAAAGCGGCTCTGGCATCCATCGGATTGATGATTGCGGTAGGATATTGGAATGATTATACGACGTTCAAGATTTATATCACTAATTCCGACCTGTATAATTTTCAAATGAAGCTGCGCAGTCTGGTTATGGGAAGCGATCTGCCCACGGCATTGGGCGGAGCGACGGATAATGCTGTAAAGAGCGCCTCCGTCATGGTTGCAATCCTTCCATTTATGATTATTTATCCGTTTTGCCAGAAATATTTCATCGCCGGAATCAACATGGGTTCCGTCAAGGAGTGA
- a CDS encoding class I SAM-dependent methyltransferase has translation MEHYYTSNPQTPHDIREIVFSTGNVSLKLYTDAGVFSKNKVDYGSELLIRSLPGLSGDILDLGCGYGVIGLSIALANPETFVTMADLNHRAVDLALKNVERNHIPNASAQISDGFRQIDDRFQAIVSNPPIRAGKKVVYPLLEQSMDYLLPGGALYLVIRKKQGAKSAADKLRSVFGNCEVRNKQGGYWILESKKED, from the coding sequence ATGGAGCATTATTATACGTCAAATCCGCAGACGCCCCACGATATCCGGGAGATTGTCTTTTCCACCGGCAATGTTTCATTGAAACTGTATACGGATGCCGGAGTGTTTTCCAAAAACAAGGTGGATTATGGGAGTGAACTGCTCATCCGATCCCTTCCCGGGCTATCCGGAGACATACTGGATCTCGGCTGTGGATACGGTGTGATCGGTCTGAGCATTGCACTCGCCAATCCGGAAACCTTTGTGACGATGGCGGATCTCAATCACCGTGCCGTGGATCTTGCATTGAAAAACGTGGAAAGGAACCATATACCCAATGCCTCTGCTCAGATAAGCGACGGATTCCGCCAGATCGACGACAGGTTTCAGGCCATCGTCAGCAATCCGCCCATCCGGGCCGGGAAAAAGGTCGTCTATCCCCTGCTGGAGCAAAGTATGGATTATCTGCTGCCGGGAGGAGCCCTTTATCTGGTCATCCGGAAAAAGCAGGGGGCAAAATCCGCCGCCGACAAGCTGCGTTCTGTCTTCGGAAACTGTGAAGTCCGCAACAAACAGGGCGGTTACTGGATCCTGGAAAGCAAAAAAGAAGATTGA
- a CDS encoding extracellular solute-binding protein, whose protein sequence is MKRVWGMLLALILCISAVSGCGSEKKAEAPGPSADAASNPSDKETEKETKGKAVEKPEKITMMVDGTVFTKENAQDKFVESWEKETGIKLEVIQPDHDAYYDVLGQTFASGAKNWPDVVILAPDYYSGYAQEGALWDMTDAWESSELKASGRINNEELMDQLYLNGKLYGFAPARGNGCLTYIKKKWLDNCDLSAPTNYEEYLNMLKAFTEGDPDGNGTKGDTYGVSAAGLIGEEPPYVNYLPEFYQDAYPSFYQKEDGKWVDGFTEDAMKPAITRLQEAYKAGYIDKETLTNGTKDCRNKFYEEKFGAFTYWAGTWATNMKSNLITNEHDGELIPLPPIKEVGKYLERRPPVWSITTSCENPEGVFHYFMETMLDGGPVQKLWTYGVEGTHWSTKAETVCENTYEDGQFHMLESLEIPGTQYTKNHVDPMLSNGEFIDGDPGKDQIAEEAREAQEIFNSNSRLAPMMYSTEEMSQYNGDLVKLKASIVADAVTQGVSVEEGYQRFEKEGGSEWSEKIVDSLNKVNQ, encoded by the coding sequence ATGAAAAGGGTATGGGGTATGTTACTGGCACTGATTCTTTGCATTTCGGCAGTTTCCGGCTGCGGATCCGAAAAAAAGGCAGAGGCGCCGGGCCCGTCGGCAGACGCCGCTTCCAATCCGTCTGATAAGGAGACGGAAAAGGAAACAAAGGGAAAAGCGGTGGAAAAGCCGGAGAAGATCACCATGATGGTGGACGGCACCGTTTTTACAAAGGAAAATGCACAGGATAAGTTCGTTGAGAGCTGGGAAAAGGAAACGGGAATCAAGCTGGAAGTCATTCAGCCGGATCACGATGCCTATTATGATGTACTGGGGCAGACATTTGCCAGCGGTGCCAAGAACTGGCCGGATGTGGTGATTCTTGCTCCCGATTATTATTCCGGCTATGCGCAGGAAGGTGCCCTGTGGGATATGACGGATGCCTGGGAGTCCTCTGAATTGAAAGCTTCGGGGCGAATCAATAATGAGGAATTGATGGATCAACTATATCTGAACGGCAAGCTTTACGGATTTGCTCCGGCACGCGGAAACGGATGCCTTACCTATATCAAGAAAAAATGGCTGGACAACTGTGATCTGTCCGCTCCCACCAATTACGAGGAATATCTGAATATGCTGAAAGCATTCACGGAAGGGGATCCGGATGGAAACGGGACCAAAGGGGATACCTATGGTGTTTCGGCAGCGGGCCTGATCGGAGAGGAACCTCCGTACGTGAATTATTTGCCGGAATTCTATCAGGATGCGTACCCTTCGTTCTATCAGAAAGAAGATGGGAAATGGGTGGACGGATTCACGGAAGATGCCATGAAGCCGGCGATTACCCGCTTGCAGGAAGCATACAAGGCGGGGTACATAGACAAGGAGACGCTTACCAACGGGACAAAGGACTGCCGCAATAAATTCTACGAGGAAAAATTCGGCGCATTTACCTATTGGGCGGGGACCTGGGCGACCAATATGAAATCCAATCTGATCACCAACGAGCATGACGGCGAACTGATCCCCCTTCCTCCCATCAAAGAGGTGGGCAAATATCTGGAACGTCGTCCGCCGGTGTGGTCCATCACCACATCCTGCGAGAATCCGGAAGGTGTATTTCATTATTTCATGGAAACTATGCTGGACGGCGGCCCGGTGCAGAAGCTGTGGACTTACGGTGTGGAAGGGACCCATTGGTCGACAAAAGCGGAAACAGTCTGTGAGAACACATATGAAGACGGACAGTTTCATATGCTGGAAAGTCTCGAGATTCCGGGAACCCAATATACCAAGAATCACGTTGATCCCATGCTGTCCAACGGTGAATTCATCGACGGGGATCCGGGAAAGGACCAGATTGCGGAGGAAGCGCGGGAAGCCCAGGAAATCTTCAACAGCAATTCCAGGCTGGCTCCCATGATGTATTCCACTGAGGAAATGAGCCAGTACAACGGGGATCTCGTGAAGCTGAAGGCTTCCATTGTCGCAGATGCTGTCACACAGGGGGTTTCTGTGGAGGAAGGTTATCAGCGCTTTGAAAAAGAAGGCGGATCCGAATGGTCCGAAAAAATTGTGGATTCCCTGAATAAAGTAAATCAATAG
- the ispG gene encoding flavodoxin-dependent (E)-4-hydroxy-3-methylbut-2-enyl-diphosphate synthase codes for MERAQTRKVRVGDIFIGGNFPISVQSMTNTDTRDVPSTVSQILKLEEAGCDIVRCAVPDEEAGEALRKIIPQIHIPLVADIHFDSALALLSIRSGVSKLRINPGNIGNREKIRAVAEAAKGRGIPIRIGVNSGSLQKDILAKYGRVCPEAMVESAMRHVEMLEEFDFHDIVLSVKSSDVREMIECYRLISGKVDYPLHVGVTESGTVRKGTIRSSVGIGTLLAEGIGDTIRVSLTGDPVEEVRVGREILASLGGVREGAEMISCPTCGRTRLDLVRIAGEVEKRLQSVHKPIKVAVMGCAVNGPGEAKRADIGIAGGNGEGLIFRKGEILRKVKEEDLVEELMKEIEKM; via the coding sequence ATGGAAAGGGCGCAAACAAGAAAAGTAAGGGTCGGGGATATTTTCATTGGCGGAAATTTTCCCATATCGGTTCAGTCCATGACCAACACGGACACACGGGACGTTCCGTCCACTGTTTCCCAGATATTAAAGCTGGAGGAAGCAGGTTGCGATATTGTCCGCTGTGCAGTGCCGGATGAGGAAGCGGGGGAGGCTCTCCGGAAGATCATTCCGCAGATTCATATTCCCCTGGTCGCAGATATCCATTTTGATTCCGCCCTGGCGTTGCTGTCCATTCGCAGTGGCGTGTCCAAGCTGCGTATCAATCCCGGGAATATCGGAAACAGGGAAAAGATAAGGGCTGTTGCGGAGGCTGCGAAGGGCCGGGGCATTCCCATCCGCATCGGTGTCAACTCCGGATCCCTGCAGAAGGATATTCTGGCAAAATACGGACGGGTCTGCCCGGAAGCCATGGTGGAAAGCGCAATGCGCCATGTGGAGATGCTGGAGGAATTCGATTTTCATGATATTGTTCTTTCCGTAAAGTCGTCGGATGTCCGGGAAATGATCGAATGCTACCGGCTGATTTCCGGGAAGGTGGATTATCCCCTTCATGTCGGTGTGACGGAGTCCGGGACCGTACGGAAGGGAACCATCCGGTCCAGTGTTGGAATCGGTACCCTGCTGGCGGAGGGGATAGGGGATACCATCCGGGTGTCCCTGACCGGAGATCCGGTGGAGGAAGTGCGGGTCGGCAGGGAGATTTTGGCGTCCCTGGGGGGGGTTCGGGAAGGGGCGGAGATGATCTCCTGCCCCACCTGCGGAAGGACCCGGCTGGATCTGGTCCGAATCGCCGGAGAGGTGGAGAAGCGTCTGCAGTCTGTCCATAAGCCCATTAAAGTGGCGGTCATGGGCTGTGCGGTCAACGGTCCGGGGGAAGCGAAACGAGCGGATATCGGAATCGCCGGAGGGAACGGAGAGGGCCTGATCTTCCGGAAAGGGGAGATCCTGCGCAAGGTGAAGGAAGAAGACCTGGTGGAGGAATTGATGAAGGAAATCGAAAAGATGTAG
- a CDS encoding ABC transporter permease subunit: MRRNRFTRAEALPAGHLARRMHKYRGFYLLFLPVLAFTFVFHYLPMFGLGYAFTDYRGIHAPQFAGMENFSKMFSSPGFWSAFWNTLYLSIGKLLLTTFLGVLISLLLNEIRNAAFKKTAQTIIYLPHFMSWVVAASVFALILSPSREGLVNSLLVHMGVLKSGEEIYFLGNRKWWTPVYFMVNVWKDTGWGTIIFLATLSGIGPELYEAATIDGAGRWNKMRYVTLPALSSTIVTVLILNLAKVMNLFESVFVMQNDAVIRQSDVLQTYIYSQTFNSGALPNYGYTTAVGIVKSLVGCVLVLACNQASKKVRGRGII; encoded by the coding sequence ATGAGGCGGAATCGTTTTACCCGGGCAGAGGCGCTGCCTGCGGGGCATCTTGCTCGGAGAATGCACAAGTACAGGGGATTTTATCTTTTGTTTCTGCCAGTGCTTGCCTTTACTTTTGTGTTTCACTATCTGCCCATGTTTGGTCTCGGGTATGCCTTTACGGATTATCGTGGGATCCATGCACCGCAGTTTGCAGGAATGGAAAATTTCAGCAAGATGTTTTCCTCACCCGGTTTCTGGTCGGCTTTCTGGAATACTTTGTATTTAAGCATTGGAAAGCTGCTGCTCACTACATTTCTTGGTGTTTTGATTTCCCTGCTGCTGAACGAAATCCGGAATGCAGCGTTTAAAAAGACCGCACAAACGATTATTTATCTTCCGCACTTCATGTCCTGGGTAGTGGCTGCTTCTGTTTTTGCCCTGATTCTCTCTCCGTCCCGGGAGGGACTGGTCAATTCCCTGCTGGTTCATATGGGCGTTCTGAAAAGTGGGGAGGAAATATATTTTCTTGGAAACAGGAAGTGGTGGACACCGGTTTATTTTATGGTAAACGTCTGGAAGGATACTGGTTGGGGGACCATCATCTTCCTGGCAACCCTGTCAGGGATCGGGCCGGAGCTCTACGAGGCCGCTACGATTGACGGCGCCGGCCGGTGGAATAAAATGCGGTATGTCACGCTGCCCGCTCTTTCCAGCACGATTGTTACCGTATTGATTCTGAATCTCGCCAAGGTGATGAATCTGTTTGAATCCGTGTTTGTCATGCAGAATGACGCAGTGATCCGGCAGTCGGACGTCCTGCAGACCTATATTTATTCGCAGACCTTCAACAGCGGAGCATTGCCAAATTATGGATACACTACGGCGGTGGGCATTGTCAAATCCCTGGTCGGATGTGTCCTGGTACTTGCCTGCAATCAGGCAAGCAAGAAAGTCCGCGGGCGTGGAATCATATAA
- a CDS encoding sugar phosphate isomerase/epimerase: protein MKQIEIGTCVPGGQAEKWLPHIVKSGFECVSINFHMTLGGANLKELAGKVKEILGDSGVKVASLGYYCNPLSNPDQRKTLEHCIDLADDFGAPMVSTFAGALEGQSVEDAMPQYKKVFRELGKRAADRGKKIAIENCPMGGTWKKNTCNIGFHPKAWEMMFEEVPDENIGLEWEPAHQMYQLIDPVSQLRQWVKKVVHIHGKDATVDWDGIRRLGILGADDFVTFRAPGFGDTNWTDIITILHTGGYEGDICIEGYHDPIYGGEWEMTSQLHAMKYLKWCRGGDFVPNPW, encoded by the coding sequence ATGAAGCAAATCGAAATTGGTACCTGTGTACCGGGCGGTCAGGCGGAAAAATGGCTGCCGCATATTGTAAAGTCCGGCTTTGAATGCGTTTCCATCAATTTTCATATGACGCTCGGTGGGGCAAACCTGAAGGAACTGGCTGGCAAAGTCAAGGAGATTCTGGGAGATTCCGGAGTGAAAGTGGCTTCCCTGGGATATTACTGCAATCCCTTAAGCAATCCGGACCAGAGAAAGACGCTGGAACACTGCATTGACCTGGCAGATGATTTTGGCGCACCCATGGTCAGTACCTTTGCCGGGGCACTGGAGGGCCAATCCGTGGAGGACGCCATGCCGCAGTATAAAAAGGTGTTCCGGGAGCTGGGCAAACGGGCTGCGGACCGGGGGAAGAAGATTGCCATTGAGAACTGTCCCATGGGAGGTACCTGGAAGAAAAATACCTGTAATATCGGATTTCATCCCAAAGCCTGGGAAATGATGTTTGAAGAGGTACCGGATGAGAATATCGGACTGGAATGGGAACCTGCCCATCAGATGTATCAGCTGATTGATCCGGTTTCCCAGCTTCGGCAATGGGTGAAGAAAGTGGTCCATATTCACGGGAAAGACGCAACCGTGGACTGGGATGGCATCCGTCGCCTGGGAATCCTGGGTGCAGATGATTTCGTCACGTTCCGTGCACCTGGATTCGGCGATACCAACTGGACGGACATTATTACGATTTTACATACCGGCGGATACGAAGGGGATATCTGTATTGAAGGATATCATGACCCCATCTATGGGGGAGAATGGGAAATGACCAGCCAGCTCCATGCAATGAAATATCTGAAATGGTGTCGCGGCGGGGATTTTGTACCCAATCCCTGGTAA
- the ispH gene encoding 4-hydroxy-3-methylbut-2-enyl diphosphate reductase: protein MPRQIIVAENSGFCFGVKRAVDMTVRCQSGSKTSHTYTLGPLIHNGNVVRSLREQGVREIGEEEIGRLRPGDTLVIRSHGVTPDVLDRIQKGGVDCIDATCPYVSSIQKKARKYHEEGYRIVIVGDRNHPEVIGINGWCGNTAQITRDGSDLKDLPDKVCVLCQTTEKPSNYEKALEVIARRSNEVLAFNTICSATKKRQDSADQISRSVDRMVVVGGRHSSNTKKLFEICSANCRETVLVENSAELPDWPIPGQKTEKVGVAAGASTPDWVIQDVLGRLREPET, encoded by the coding sequence ATGCCAAGGCAGATTATTGTGGCGGAAAATTCCGGATTTTGTTTTGGGGTAAAGCGGGCGGTGGATATGACTGTTCGCTGCCAAAGCGGCAGCAAAACGTCCCATACCTATACCCTCGGCCCCCTCATTCATAATGGGAATGTCGTCCGGAGTCTGAGGGAGCAAGGTGTCCGGGAGATCGGAGAGGAAGAGATTGGCCGGCTGCGTCCCGGGGATACCCTTGTGATCCGTTCCCATGGAGTGACACCGGATGTTCTGGATCGGATCCAAAAAGGCGGAGTTGACTGCATTGACGCGACGTGCCCTTATGTATCCAGTATTCAGAAGAAAGCAAGGAAATATCATGAGGAAGGCTATCGGATTGTCATCGTGGGGGACCGGAATCATCCCGAAGTCATTGGGATCAACGGCTGGTGCGGCAATACGGCACAGATCACCAGGGACGGGAGCGATTTGAAGGACCTTCCCGACAAAGTCTGTGTGCTGTGTCAGACCACGGAGAAACCGTCCAACTATGAGAAAGCGCTGGAAGTCATTGCAAGGCGAAGCAATGAGGTGCTGGCATTCAATACCATATGCAGTGCAACGAAGAAGAGGCAGGACAGTGCCGATCAGATTTCCCGATCCGTGGATCGGATGGTGGTTGTCGGAGGAAGGCACAGTTCCAACACCAAAAAGCTGTTTGAGATCTGCAGTGCCAACTGTAGGGAGACCGTACTGGTGGAAAACAGTGCGGAACTCCCGGACTGGCCCATCCCCGGGCAAAAGACGGAGAAAGTCGGGGTGGCAGCCGGAGCCTCTACGCCGGATTGGGTGATTCAGGATGTATTGGGCAGGTTAAGGGAACCGGAAACATGA